A window from Cydia pomonella isolate Wapato2018A chromosome 8, ilCydPomo1, whole genome shotgun sequence encodes these proteins:
- the LOC133520866 gene encoding peptide deformylase, mitochondrial-like, whose amino-acid sequence MTVSRKVLNWYARLSPSRGHVNPPYSHVVQIGDPRLRKVSEPVPPESIKTEQIQTIIKKLEVVLNRYGSLGMSAPQIGVNMRIFAMQLTALEIKNMSPDIVKSRGMTVVPYTVFINPSLKIVDYRKVSHAEGCESVRGFSAEVPRYKEVEISGLGPEGELKSEKFKDWAARIAQHELDHLDGKLYTDIMDRKTLCCTCWEEVNLSQGKLAIPFTP is encoded by the exons ATGACTGTATCTAGAAAAGTGCTCAACTGGTACGCCAGGCTATCTCCAAGCCGTGGGCATGTCAATCCTCCTTACAGTCACGTCGTACAGATTGGGGATCCTAGGTTACGTAAAGTTTCCGAGCCGGTACCCCCCGAATCAATAAAAACTGAGCAGATTcagacaataattaaaaaactagAAGTAGTATTAAACAGATATGGTAGCCTGGGGATGTCAGCGCCTCAAATTGGTGTGAATATGAGGATATTTGCTATGCAGTTAACTGCGCTAGAAATTAAGAATATGAGTCCAGATATTGTCAAATCCCGTGGTATGACTGTAGTACCGTACACT GTGTTTATCAATCCATCATTGAAAATAGTCGACTACCGCAAGGTCTCCCATGCTGAGGGCTGTGAGAGCGTTAGAGGATTCTCTGCAGAAGTTCCTAGATACAAAGAGGTTGAAATTTCAG GTCTTGGCCCAGAAGGTGAGCTGAAATCTGAAAAGTTTAAAGACTGGGCGGCTAGAATTGCACAGCATGAGCTAGACCACCTAGATGGCAAGCTGTACACGGACATAATGGACAGGAAGACACTCTGCTGCACATGCTGGGAGGAAGTTAACCTGTCACAGGGAAAACTAGCAATACCATTTAcaccataa